A section of the Pseudomonas sp. FP453 genome encodes:
- a CDS encoding YggT family protein, translated as MLGLNDALIFIIQTLGSLYLLIVLMRFILQLVRANFYNPLCQFVVKATQPLLKPLRRIVPSMFGLDMSSLVLALLLQILLFAVVLLLKGFLPYTVLLLPWALIGIFSLFLKIIFWSMIISVILSWVAPGSRSPGAELVYQITEPVLAPFRRWIPNLGGLDISPIFAFIAIQLIQGWVIPYLADFAAMPKMLFGLI; from the coding sequence ATGCTTGGCCTTAATGACGCGCTTATTTTTATCATCCAGACCCTGGGCAGCCTGTACCTGCTGATCGTGCTGATGCGTTTTATCCTGCAACTGGTGCGGGCGAACTTCTACAACCCGCTGTGCCAATTCGTGGTCAAGGCCACCCAGCCGCTGCTCAAGCCGCTGCGCCGGATCGTGCCCAGCATGTTCGGCCTGGACATGTCGTCGCTGGTGCTGGCGCTGCTGTTGCAGATCCTGTTGTTTGCCGTGGTGCTGTTGCTCAAGGGCTTCCTGCCCTACACCGTGCTGCTGTTGCCATGGGCGCTGATCGGCATCTTCTCGCTGTTTTTGAAGATCATCTTCTGGTCGATGATCATCAGCGTGATCCTGTCCTGGGTCGCACCGGGCAGCCGCAGCCCTGGCGCCGAGCTGGTGTACCAGATCACCGAGCCGGTACTGGCGCCGTTCCGTCGCTGGATCCCGAACCTGGGCGGCCTGGACATCTCGCCGATCTTCGCGTTCATCGCGATCCAGTTGATCCAGGGTTGGGTGATCCCGTACCTGGCTGACTTTGCAGCAATGCCTAAAATGCTGTTCGGGCTGATCTGA
- the trmB gene encoding tRNA (guanosine(46)-N7)-methyltransferase TrmB: MTESNETPNTVEEGDESKHRRIKSFVMRAGRMTEGQQKGLEQGTPLFVLPLADAPVDYDQVFGRSAPRSLEIGFGMGHSLLEMAAASPEQDFIGVEVHRPGVGALLNGVLTQGLTNLRVYDCDAIEVLNRCIADNSLDRLMLFFPDPWHKSRHHKRRIVQASFAELVRSKLKVGGILHMATDWEPYAEYMLEVMDVAPGYRNLAEDGKCVPRPAERPITKFERRGERLGHGVWDLKFEKVD; the protein is encoded by the coding sequence ATGACTGAATCAAACGAAACGCCGAACACCGTGGAAGAAGGCGACGAGTCCAAGCACCGCCGCATCAAGAGTTTTGTGATGCGCGCCGGTCGCATGACCGAAGGCCAGCAAAAGGGCCTGGAGCAAGGTACGCCGCTGTTCGTGTTGCCGCTGGCGGATGCGCCGGTGGACTACGACCAGGTGTTTGGCCGTTCGGCCCCGCGTTCCCTGGAAATCGGCTTTGGCATGGGCCACTCCCTGCTGGAAATGGCTGCGGCCTCGCCGGAGCAGGATTTCATCGGCGTTGAAGTGCACCGTCCCGGTGTCGGCGCGCTGCTCAATGGCGTGCTGACGCAAGGCCTGACCAACCTGCGGGTCTACGACTGCGACGCGATTGAAGTGCTCAACCGCTGCATCGCCGACAACAGCCTCGACCGCCTGATGCTGTTCTTCCCGGACCCCTGGCACAAATCCCGTCACCACAAGCGCCGCATCGTCCAGGCCTCCTTCGCGGAACTGGTGCGCAGCAAGCTGAAAGTGGGCGGCATCCTGCACATGGCCACCGATTGGGAACCGTATGCGGAATACATGCTGGAAGTGATGGATGTAGCGCCTGGCTATCGCAACCTGGCTGAAGACGGCAAATGCGTGCCACGCCCGGCCGAGCGGCCGATCACCAAGTTCGAACGTCGCGGCGAGCGACTGGGGCATGGTGTGTGGGACTTGAAATTCGAGAAGGTTGACTGA
- the metW gene encoding methionine biosynthesis protein MetW, with product MRADLDIIQDWIPAGSRVLDLGCGDGELLSWLRDNKQVTGYGLENDPDNIAQCVAKGINVIEQDLDKGLGNFASNSFDIVVMTQALQAVHYPDRILDEMLRVGRQCIITFPNFGHWRCRWYLATKGRMPVSDFLPYTWYNTPNIHFCTFEDFEALCGEREAKVINRLAVDQQHRHGWASKLWPNLLGEIGIYRVSSPGLTDHKIAV from the coding sequence ATGAGAGCCGACCTGGACATTATCCAAGACTGGATCCCCGCCGGCAGCCGCGTGCTCGACCTGGGCTGCGGCGATGGCGAACTGCTGAGCTGGCTGCGGGACAACAAGCAAGTCACCGGCTACGGCCTGGAAAACGACCCGGACAACATCGCCCAGTGCGTGGCCAAGGGCATCAACGTGATCGAGCAGGACCTGGACAAGGGCCTGGGCAACTTTGCCAGCAACAGCTTCGATATCGTGGTGATGACCCAGGCCCTGCAAGCGGTGCACTACCCGGACCGCATCCTTGACGAAATGCTGCGCGTCGGCCGCCAGTGCATCATCACCTTTCCCAACTTCGGGCATTGGCGTTGCCGTTGGTACCTGGCCACCAAGGGCCGCATGCCAGTCTCGGATTTTCTGCCATACACGTGGTACAACACGCCGAACATCCACTTCTGCACCTTTGAAGACTTCGAAGCCCTGTGTGGCGAGCGTGAAGCCAAGGTCATCAACCGCCTTGCCGTCGATCAACAGCATCGCCACGGCTGGGCGAGTAAACTATGGCCCAACCTGTTGGGCGAAATTGGTATCTACCGGGTCAGCAGCCCTGGCCTGACCGACCACAAGATTGCCGTCTAA
- a CDS encoding DUF4426 domain-containing protein, which yields MSRLAIFLLTACLGASAIAADSIDANRKKDFGDITVHYNTFTSSFLPPETAQKIGVVRSKEKGLINVTVIKGVAPVAAQVTGTIKDLGGKSEVLTFKQITEKSGVSYLAPYSVTQREYKTFTINVETGGKAHSFQFNQEQFPAE from the coding sequence ATGAGTCGCTTGGCTATTTTTCTATTGACCGCATGCCTGGGCGCCAGCGCCATCGCAGCGGACTCTATCGACGCTAATCGCAAGAAAGACTTCGGTGATATCACCGTCCACTACAACACCTTCACCTCCAGCTTCCTGCCTCCGGAAACCGCCCAGAAGATCGGCGTGGTGCGCAGTAAAGAGAAGGGCTTGATCAACGTGACCGTGATCAAGGGCGTTGCCCCGGTAGCGGCGCAAGTGACCGGCACCATCAAGGACCTGGGCGGCAAGAGCGAGGTCCTGACCTTCAAGCAGATTACCGAGAAAAGCGGGGTCAGTTACCTGGCGCCCTACTCCGTCACGCAGCGTGAATACAAGACGTTTACCATCAACGTTGAAACCGGTGGCAAAGCCCATAGCTTCCAATTCAACCAAGAACAATTCCCGGCCGAATGA
- a CDS encoding DUF3392 domain-containing protein, whose protein sequence is MDLVLDLLATVSRWSRSNLSEISLALVGCLLVLFGADIKGWVEARLGSVAGALRVPLMALLCMIGSGAALIYATPWIVRGLSQFNNYSLAPVLVVVLVLIGVVADRR, encoded by the coding sequence ATGGATTTGGTACTCGACCTGCTCGCCACCGTATCCCGCTGGAGCCGCAGCAACCTGTCGGAAATCTCCCTGGCATTGGTGGGCTGCTTGCTGGTGCTGTTTGGCGCCGATATCAAGGGCTGGGTCGAAGCCCGCCTGGGCAGCGTGGCCGGTGCGTTGCGCGTACCGCTGATGGCGTTGCTGTGCATGATTGGCAGCGGTGCGGCGTTGATCTACGCCACGCCGTGGATTGTGCGGGGGTTGAGCCAGTTCAATAACTACAGTTTGGCGCCGGTGTTGGTGGTTGTATTGGTACTGATCGGCGTAGTAGCAGACCGCCGCTAA
- the rdgB gene encoding RdgB/HAM1 family non-canonical purine NTP pyrophosphatase, producing MMKLTQLVLASHNAGKLKELQAMLGESVHLRSIGEFSQVEPEETGLSFVENAILKARNAARISGLPALADDSGLAVDFLGGAPGIYSARYADGKGDAANNAKLLDALKDVPDAERGAQFVCVLALVRHADDPLPILCEGLWHGRILHAASGEHGFGYDPLFWVPERNVSSAELSPADKNQISHRARAMDLLRQRLSLK from the coding sequence ATGATGAAACTCACCCAACTCGTACTGGCCAGCCATAACGCCGGCAAACTCAAGGAACTGCAGGCCATGCTCGGCGAATCGGTGCACTTGCGCTCGATTGGCGAGTTCAGCCAGGTAGAGCCGGAAGAAACCGGCCTGTCGTTCGTCGAGAACGCCATCCTCAAGGCCCGCAATGCCGCACGCATCTCCGGCCTGCCGGCGCTGGCCGATGACTCGGGTTTGGCGGTGGACTTCCTCGGCGGCGCCCCGGGCATCTATTCGGCGCGTTATGCCGATGGCAAGGGCGACGCGGCCAACAACGCCAAGCTGCTGGACGCCCTCAAGGACGTGCCGGACGCCGAGCGCGGCGCGCAGTTCGTCTGCGTGCTGGCCCTGGTGCGCCACGCCGACGACCCGTTGCCGATCCTCTGCGAAGGCCTGTGGCACGGGCGCATCCTGCATGCCGCCAGCGGTGAACATGGCTTTGGCTACGACCCGCTGTTCTGGGTGCCGGAGCGCAATGTCTCCAGCGCCGAACTGAGCCCGGCCGACAAGAACCAGATCAGCCACCGCGCCCGCGCAATGGATTTGCTGCGCCAACGCCTGAGCCTGAAATGA
- the proC gene encoding pyrroline-5-carboxylate reductase — protein MSNTRIAFIGAGNMAASLIGGLRAKGLDAAQIRASDPGADTRARVSAEHGIETFADNAEAIQGVDVIVLAVKPQAMKAVCESLRPSLQPQQLVVSIAAGITCASMNNWLGAQPIVRCMPNTPSLLRQGVSGLYATGEVSAAQRDQAQELLSAVGIALWLDTEQQLDAVTAVSGSGPAYFFLLIEAMTAAGVKLGLPAEIAKQLSEQTALGAAKMAVTSDVDAAELRRRVTSPGGTTQAAIESFQAGGFEALVETALGAAAHRSAEMAEQLGK, from the coding sequence ATGAGCAACACGCGTATTGCCTTTATCGGCGCCGGTAACATGGCGGCCAGCCTGATCGGTGGCCTGCGGGCCAAAGGCCTGGATGCCGCGCAGATCCGCGCCAGCGACCCCGGCGCCGACACCCGCGCCCGTGTCAGCGCCGAACACGGTATCGAGACCTTTGCCGACAACGCCGAGGCCATCCAGGGCGTCGATGTGATCGTCCTGGCGGTCAAGCCGCAGGCCATGAAAGCCGTGTGCGAAAGCCTGCGCCCAAGCCTGCAACCGCAGCAGTTGGTGGTGTCCATCGCCGCCGGCATTACCTGCGCCAGCATGAACAACTGGCTCGGCGCCCAGCCGATCGTGCGCTGCATGCCCAACACCCCGTCGCTGCTGCGCCAGGGTGTGAGCGGCTTGTACGCCACCGGCGAAGTCAGCGCCGCGCAACGGGATCAAGCCCAGGAACTGCTGTCCGCCGTGGGCATCGCCCTGTGGCTGGACACCGAGCAGCAACTGGATGCGGTCACCGCCGTGTCCGGCAGCGGCCCGGCGTATTTCTTCCTGCTGATCGAAGCCATGACTGCCGCTGGCGTGAAACTGGGCCTGCCGGCGGAAATCGCCAAGCAACTGTCGGAACAAACCGCACTGGGTGCAGCCAAGATGGCCGTGACCAGCGACGTCGACGCCGCCGAATTGCGCCGCCGCGTGACCTCGCCGGGCGGCACCACGCAAGCCGCCATCGAATCCTTCCAGGCCGGGGGCTTTGAAGCCCTGGTGGAAACAGCACTGGGTGCCGCGGCACATCGTTCGGCGGAAATGGCCGAGCAGCTGGGCAAATAA
- a CDS encoding C40 family peptidase — MRPFFKTWLTICLLMPLAAHATNREQRLPNVNGFTPKVHSTPGTTKAVKLTVNRPTQVSKAHASGLVGVNTKQSSNVLSRAVNVLGTPYRWGGSSPSKGFDCSGLVKYAFNDVAAVDLPRTSNAMAAGHGQKVDRKDLKPGDLLFFKLKSRQVNHVAIYLGNDRFIHAPRRGKSVSIDTLKKPFWDKNYVIAKRVLPKEQNSNLRVVQR; from the coding sequence ATGCGACCATTTTTCAAGACATGGCTAACCATTTGCCTATTAATGCCACTGGCCGCCCACGCCACCAATCGTGAGCAACGACTTCCGAACGTTAATGGTTTCACCCCTAAAGTTCACAGCACACCCGGCACCACCAAGGCGGTCAAGCTGACCGTCAACCGCCCGACTCAAGTGAGCAAGGCCCATGCCAGCGGCCTGGTCGGCGTCAACACCAAGCAAAGCAGCAATGTCCTCAGCCGCGCCGTCAACGTGCTCGGTACCCCTTATCGTTGGGGCGGCAGCAGCCCAAGTAAAGGGTTCGATTGCAGTGGCCTGGTGAAATATGCGTTTAACGACGTTGCCGCAGTGGACCTGCCGCGCACGTCCAATGCCATGGCCGCCGGCCACGGGCAGAAGGTTGATCGCAAGGACTTGAAGCCGGGCGACCTGTTGTTCTTCAAACTGAAGAGCCGCCAGGTCAACCACGTTGCCATCTACCTGGGCAACGACCGCTTCATCCACGCACCGCGTCGTGGCAAGTCGGTAAGCATCGACACGCTGAAGAAGCCGTTCTGGGACAAGAACTATGTGATTGCCAAGCGGGTGCTGCCGAAAGAGCAGAACAGCAACCTGCGGGTCGTACAGCGCTGA
- a CDS encoding homoserine O-acetyltransferase, translating to MPAAFPPDSVGLVVPQVAHFSEPLALACGRSLPAYDLIYETYGQLNATASNAVLICHALSGHHHAAGFHSADDRKPGWWDSCIGPGKPIDTHKFFVVSLNNLGGCNGSTGPSSLNPETGKPFGADFPVLTVEDWVHSQARLADLLGIAQWAAVIGGSLGGMQALQWTISYPDRVRHCLAIASAPKLSAQNIAFNEVARQAILTDPEFHGGSFQEAGVIPKRGLMLARMVGHITYLSDDSMGEKFGRGLKSEKLNYDFHSVEFQVESYLRYQGEEFSGRFDANTYLLMTKALDYFDPAANHDDDLAKTFEHATAKFCVISFTTDWRFSPARSRELVDALMAARKDVCYLEIDAPQGHDAFLIPIPRYLQAFSNYMNRIVL from the coding sequence ATGCCAGCTGCCTTCCCCCCCGATTCTGTTGGACTGGTCGTGCCCCAAGTGGCGCACTTCAGCGAACCGCTGGCCTTGGCCTGCGGTCGTTCGCTGCCGGCCTATGACCTGATCTACGAGACCTACGGCCAACTGAACGCCACGGCCAGCAACGCCGTGCTGATCTGCCACGCCCTGTCCGGCCATCATCACGCCGCCGGTTTCCATTCTGCCGACGACCGTAAACCCGGTTGGTGGGACAGTTGCATCGGCCCCGGCAAGCCCATCGACACCCACAAATTCTTTGTGGTCAGCCTGAACAACCTCGGCGGCTGCAACGGCTCCACCGGCCCCAGCAGCCTCAACCCGGAAACCGGCAAGCCGTTCGGCGCCGACTTTCCGGTGCTGACCGTGGAAGACTGGGTGCACAGCCAGGCCCGTCTGGCCGACCTGCTCGGGATTGCCCAATGGGCGGCGGTGATTGGCGGCAGCTTGGGCGGCATGCAGGCGCTGCAATGGACCATCAGCTACCCGGACCGCGTGCGCCATTGCCTGGCCATCGCCTCGGCACCGAAGTTGTCGGCGCAGAACATCGCCTTCAACGAAGTGGCGCGCCAGGCCATCCTCACCGACCCCGAGTTCCACGGCGGTTCGTTCCAGGAAGCCGGGGTGATCCCCAAGCGCGGCCTGATGCTGGCGCGGATGGTCGGGCACATCACCTACCTGTCCGATGACTCCATGGGCGAGAAATTCGGCCGTGGCCTCAAGAGCGAGAAGCTCAACTACGACTTCCACAGCGTCGAGTTCCAGGTGGAAAGCTACCTGCGTTATCAGGGCGAGGAATTCTCCGGGCGTTTCGACGCCAACACCTACCTGCTGATGACCAAGGCCCTGGACTACTTCGACCCGGCGGCCAACCATGACGACGACCTGGCAAAAACCTTCGAACACGCCACGGCCAAGTTCTGCGTGATTTCGTTCACCACCGACTGGCGCTTCTCGCCGGCGCGCTCGCGCGAACTGGTGGATGCCCTGATGGCCGCGCGCAAAGACGTCTGCTACCTGGAGATCGACGCTCCGCAAGGCCACGACGCCTTCCTGATCCCGATCCCGCGCTACCTGCAAGCGTTCAGCAACTACATGAACCGAATCGTATTGTGA
- the pyrR gene encoding bifunctional pyr operon transcriptional regulator/uracil phosphoribosyltransferase PyrR yields MSLPNPAELISQMATRLTAHLEHRNISEPRFIGIRTGGVWVAQALLEALGSDSPLGTLDVSFYRDDFSQNGLHPQVRPSALPFEIEGQHLVLIDDVLMSGRTIRAAMNELFDYGRPASVTLVCLLDLDAGELPISPDVVGATLSLAPHQRVKLSGPTPLELELQDLAL; encoded by the coding sequence ATGAGCCTGCCGAACCCCGCCGAACTGATCAGCCAGATGGCCACCCGCCTCACGGCCCATCTGGAACACCGCAACATCAGCGAGCCGCGCTTCATCGGCATTCGCACCGGCGGTGTGTGGGTCGCCCAGGCATTGCTGGAAGCGCTGGGCAGCGATTCGCCCCTCGGCACCCTGGACGTGTCCTTCTACCGCGACGACTTCAGCCAGAACGGCCTGCACCCGCAAGTGCGCCCTTCGGCCCTGCCGTTCGAGATCGAAGGCCAGCACCTGGTGCTGATCGACGACGTGCTGATGAGCGGCCGTACCATCCGCGCCGCCATGAACGAACTGTTCGACTACGGCCGCCCGGCCAGCGTGACGCTGGTCTGCCTGCTGGACCTGGACGCCGGCGAATTGCCGATCAGCCCGGATGTGGTCGGCGCGACGCTGTCGCTGGCGCCCCACCAGCGGGTAAAATTGTCCGGTCCCACGCCGCTCGAACTCGAACTGCAAGACCTCGCCCTTTAA
- a CDS encoding dihydroorotase: MKLSILGARVIDPASGLDQVTDLHLEAGKIIAIGAAPTGFSPVETIDAKGLVAAPGLVDLNVALREPGYSRKGSIISETRAAAAGGVTSLCCPPHTKPILDTSAVTELILDRAREAGNCKVFPIGALSKGLEGAQLAELIALRDAGCVAFGNGLESFRSTRTLLRALEYAATFDLTVIFHSQDRDLAEGGLAHEGAVASFLGLPGIPETAETVALARDLLLVEQSGVRAHFSQLTSARGVALIAQAQARGLPVTADVALYQLILTDEALIDFSSLYHVQPPLRTRADRDGLRAAVKSGVVSAISSHHQPHERDAKLAPFGATEPGISSVELLLPLAMTLVEEGLLDLPTLLARLSAGPAEALRLPAGKLAVGAAADVVLFDPASSTVAGEHWLSKGENCPFMGHSLPAAVRYTLVDGRITYQA, from the coding sequence GTGAAGCTCAGCATCCTCGGCGCCCGCGTCATCGATCCAGCCAGTGGCCTGGATCAAGTTACCGATCTGCACCTGGAAGCCGGCAAGATCATTGCCATCGGCGCTGCACCTACCGGTTTCAGCCCGGTGGAAACCATCGACGCCAAAGGCCTGGTGGCCGCGCCTGGCCTGGTGGACCTGAACGTCGCCCTGCGCGAACCGGGCTACAGCCGCAAAGGCAGCATCATCAGCGAAACCCGCGCCGCTGCGGCCGGTGGCGTGACCAGCCTGTGCTGCCCGCCGCACACCAAGCCGATCCTCGACACCTCGGCAGTGACCGAGCTGATCCTCGACCGCGCCCGTGAAGCCGGCAACTGCAAAGTGTTCCCCATCGGCGCCCTGAGCAAAGGCCTGGAAGGTGCACAACTCGCCGAACTGATCGCCCTGCGCGACGCCGGTTGCGTGGCCTTCGGCAACGGCCTGGAGAGTTTCCGCAGCACCCGTACGTTGTTGCGTGCCCTGGAATACGCGGCCACCTTTGACCTGACGGTGATCTTCCACTCCCAGGACCGCGACCTGGCCGAAGGCGGCCTGGCCCATGAAGGCGCCGTGGCCAGCTTCCTCGGCCTGCCGGGCATCCCCGAGACCGCCGAGACCGTGGCCCTGGCCCGCGACCTGCTCCTGGTGGAACAAAGCGGCGTGCGCGCGCACTTCAGCCAGCTGACCAGCGCACGGGGCGTGGCCCTGATCGCCCAGGCCCAGGCCCGTGGCTTGCCGGTGACGGCGGATGTGGCGTTGTATCAGCTGATTCTGACGGACGAGGCGCTGATCGACTTCTCCAGCCTGTACCACGTGCAGCCGCCGCTGCGCACTCGGGCCGACCGTGACGGTTTGCGGGCGGCGGTTAAATCCGGTGTGGTTTCGGCGATTTCCAGCCACCACCAACCCCATGAGCGTGATGCCAAGCTGGCGCCGTTTGGCGCGACAGAGCCGGGGATCAGCAGCGTCGAGCTGTTGTTGCCGTTGGCGATGACGTTGGTGGAAGAAGGCCTGCTGGACTTGCCGACACTGCTGGCACGCCTGAGTGCGGGCCCGGCCGAGGCCTTGCGCCTGCCAGCTGGCAAATTGGCAGTGGGTGCGGCAGCGGACGTGGTGCTGTTCGACCCGGCCAGTTCCACCGTGGCGGGCGAGCATTGGCTGTCGAAGGGTGAGAATTGCCCGTTCATGGGCCATAGCCTGCCGGCGGCGGTGCGTTACACCTTGGTCGACGGCCGGATCACCTACCAGGCCTGA
- a CDS encoding TM2 domain-containing protein, translated as MNTYRQDVSQHDTHSKVIGYLLWIFGFTGAHRFYYGKPVTGTIWFFTFGLLGIGWLIDLFLIPAMDREADLRFTAGPIEYNVAWILLTFLGVFGVHRMYQGKWITGLIYLLTGGLFLVGVLYDFWTLNTQISIRNAERNGGR; from the coding sequence ATGAACACCTATCGGCAAGATGTTTCCCAGCACGACACGCACAGTAAGGTGATCGGTTACCTGCTCTGGATTTTCGGATTTACCGGCGCGCACCGCTTCTATTACGGCAAGCCCGTGACCGGCACGATCTGGTTTTTCACCTTCGGCCTGCTGGGCATTGGCTGGCTGATCGACCTGTTCCTGATCCCGGCCATGGACCGTGAAGCCGACCTGCGGTTTACCGCCGGGCCGATCGAATACAACGTGGCCTGGATTCTGTTGACGTTCCTGGGGGTGTTCGGTGTGCACCGCATGTACCAGGGCAAATGGATCACCGGTTTGATCTACCTGCTGACCGGTGGTTTGTTCCTGGTGGGGGTGCTGTATGACTTCTGGACGTTGAATACGCAGATTTCGATCCGCAATGCCGAGCGCAATGGCGGCCGCTGA
- a CDS encoding YggS family pyridoxal phosphate-dependent enzyme, which translates to MSTIADNIERVSQRIRAAADAVQRDASSIHLLAVSKTKPAQAVREAYAAGMRDFGENYLQEALGKQAELTDLPLSWHFIGPIQSNKTRAIAENFAWVHSVERLKIAQRLSEQRPADLPPLNICIQVNVSGEASKSGCTPADLPALAQAISALPRLQLRGLMAIPEPTDDRAAQDAAFATVRELQAGLNLPLDTLSMGMSHDLESAIAQGATWVRIGTALFGARDYGQP; encoded by the coding sequence ATGTCCACGATAGCAGACAACATCGAGCGGGTTAGCCAGCGTATCCGCGCCGCCGCCGACGCCGTGCAACGCGACGCCAGCAGCATCCATCTACTGGCCGTGAGCAAGACCAAACCCGCCCAGGCCGTGCGTGAAGCCTACGCCGCCGGGATGCGCGATTTTGGCGAGAACTACCTGCAGGAAGCCCTGGGCAAACAGGCCGAATTAACCGACCTGCCCTTGAGTTGGCACTTCATCGGCCCCATTCAATCGAACAAGACGCGCGCTATCGCCGAGAACTTCGCTTGGGTGCATTCCGTGGAACGCCTGAAAATCGCACAACGCCTGTCCGAACAACGCCCGGCCGACCTGCCACCGCTGAACATCTGCATCCAGGTCAACGTCAGTGGCGAAGCCAGCAAGTCCGGCTGTACGCCCGCCGACCTGCCGGCCCTGGCCCAGGCGATCAGCGCGCTGCCGCGCTTGCAGCTGCGGGGCTTGATGGCGATTCCCGAGCCGACTGACGATCGTGCCGCGCAAGATGCAGCCTTCGCCACGGTGCGCGAGCTGCAAGCCGGTTTGAATCTGCCGCTCGACACACTTTCCATGGGCATGAGCCACGACCTTGAGTCAGCCATCGCCCAAGGCGCCACCTGGGTGCGGATCGGTACTGCACTGTTTGGCGCCCGCGACTACGGCCAGCCGTGA
- a CDS encoding type IV pilus twitching motility protein PilT, which produces MDITELLTAGVRRGASDLHLSAGLAPMLRVDGEVWPLDWPVLSAPQVADLLSPLLNQHQQKDFETSLEMDFAFELPGVARFRANVFQQDRGMGAVFRTIPHEVQSVQSLGLGDVFQRIAQLPRGLVLVTGPTGSGKSTTLAAMIDYLNQHRRQHILTLEDPIEFIHRPKTALINQRQVHRDTHSFAAALRSALREDPDVILVGELRDLETIRLALTAAETGHLVFGTLHTASAAKTVDRLVDVFPAGEKAMVRSMLAESLQAVVSQVLVKKLGGGRVAAHEIMLGTPAVRNLIREDKVAQLVSAIQTGGALGMKTLDMSLKALVGEGLVSREDAREKARVPTDI; this is translated from the coding sequence ATGGATATCACTGAACTGCTGACGGCAGGCGTGCGCCGTGGCGCATCCGACCTGCATTTGTCGGCCGGCCTGGCGCCGATGCTGCGTGTGGACGGCGAGGTCTGGCCGCTGGACTGGCCGGTGCTGTCGGCGCCCCAGGTGGCGGATTTGCTCAGCCCTTTGCTCAATCAACACCAGCAAAAGGATTTCGAAACATCTCTTGAAATGGACTTTGCCTTCGAACTGCCGGGCGTGGCGCGGTTCCGGGCGAATGTGTTCCAGCAGGATCGCGGCATGGGCGCGGTGTTTCGCACCATTCCCCATGAGGTCCAGAGCGTGCAAAGCCTTGGCCTGGGGGACGTCTTCCAGCGTATCGCCCAACTGCCCCGTGGCCTGGTGCTGGTCACCGGGCCGACCGGTTCGGGCAAGTCCACCACCCTGGCGGCGATGATCGACTACCTCAATCAGCACCGGCGCCAGCACATCCTCACCCTGGAAGACCCCATCGAATTTATCCACAGGCCAAAAACCGCGCTGATCAACCAGCGCCAGGTGCACCGTGATACCCACAGCTTTGCGGCGGCATTGCGTTCGGCGCTGCGGGAAGACCCGGATGTGATCCTGGTGGGGGAGTTGCGCGACCTGGAAACCATCCGCCTGGCCCTGACGGCCGCTGAGACCGGGCACCTGGTGTTTGGCACCCTGCACACCGCGTCGGCGGCAAAGACCGTGGATCGGCTGGTGGATGTGTTCCCGGCGGGGGAAAAGGCCATGGTCCGCTCGATGCTGGCGGAGTCGTTGCAGGCGGTGGTGTCCCAGGTGCTGGTGAAGAAACTCGGCGGCGGGCGCGTGGCGGCTCACGAGATCATGCTGGGCACACCGGCGGTTCGCAATCTGATTCGTGAGGACAAGGTGGCTCAGTTGGTCTCGGCGATCCAGACAGGTGGAGCGTTGGGCATGAAGACGCTGGATATGAGCTTGAAGGCGCTGGTGGGCGAGGGGCTGGTCAGCCGGGAGGATGCGCGGGAGAAGGCGAGGGTGCCGACCGATATCTAG